The genome window TGAAGTGGTTTTAACTGCTGACGTCGCCCCCGTTCCTTACAACATTCAAAAGGTGTCTGTAAGGATCCGTGATAAGTAAGTTCATCTTGGATATGAAGCCATTAAGCTATTTCAATACAGTCTCTTCAAACTTCATGTCAATCAGGAATGTGATGATGAAGACGATTTTATTACTTCAACCACTCAGCAAACTTTCTGGAGCAGACGTATCGATTGTGAAAGGTGCTTTTGAATAACACTTTTAAAACTAATAGTAGGGaaaccataatttttcagaaaagatgtCTACTGTGATGATCGACACGACGAGTTCATGGGATGCGAGTCTGTATTTGTGTACCATTTGTCATGGAAACGAGGAGCAACTGgaagaatttgagaaatttgatcTAACATGTAGTAATTTATAATTTGCTTGTGAATATAGACGGTTTGATTAAACCATTGTGGTAGATATGTTCTTTTCAACAGGTCAATGTGACACAACAACCAATAAAATGCTTCCTGTCTAAGCACTCTCTTGCAAGTTATAATCCATTGTTTGCGTACAAAAATGCTTTTCCGCGCGGTgccatttttttccactttttcttttctttttgccCGCCAAATCGCCATCATTATTATGCTAATCACTCTCTTAACGCCTTTCTCacaaattcccaattttccgTTTCCTGTCGAAAGATGTTTATTGGTGATTAGCTTGATGTCTACCAAATGGGatatcaaataaaatattgaaatttgtatttgtTTTGCTAATATTTGTGCACATTCTTTGATTATGATTTCAATATTCCATGTCCGTCACCTTTTCGAATCTcctgaatttcatttttacagaaaaaagtgttttttgtaTATTATGAGGTCTTGCGTAGTATCTGCAATAAAATTAAAGGGAAAACTTGTCTTCAAGTTGACCTACCTAGTGCCTACCTGTCTAATCTACAGGCGTTCATCAAAGTTCATGGGAATTTGAATatgcaacaaaattttcagagcaaaaaaaatatcttaaaTATGCACTATGCGAACACCTAGCACTGGAGACTATTCCAAATTTAAGACAGTTAGgcggtaggtaggtaggtatgaggtaggtatgtaggcaATTAAAAGTTTCCCTCAATCACGGAAAGTACATTTATCTCTCTATGCGTTCATATTAAAAGCCCTAACATAATAACTAGTCTTTCTCAATGATTTTCTATTTCTCTATCAACTTTCATAAAGTCACCCCTCTTATCACTATTTTTTACCCATTCACCTTCACGTGTCTGTACCAGATCCCTCGACGCGCGGGCGGCACGCACTCTACAAGTTGTGCTCTCCAAATGTGTGCTCTTTTCCTCTTTCATTCTGCTGCTGCTTCCAACCAAAAAGAATTCTCTGTTTGTCCTGACTCCCGTGTCAGGGAGGTTAGACGCAATGAAATAGTGTTAGGATCAGAGAGAATTAGAGAAAGAAAGAATGAGAGACGTCACTGTGATTGGGATTGGATTGATGGTAGAGTCGCAGCGCTACCAcgcaaaaaaatacagttgCTCTATGATCGATTCCACCCGCCCGTGTttcattttgctcttttcgTCGGGGggtttctctaaatttttgaaatagttttaataacttgaaatgtatttttataaaactcaagtacttttttggaaatcgatcGATATCCCGAGAACGTACTTAGCCATCATTATCTGAAATAGCTTAATAGTTTCATGGAGACTTTGGCGGGGTTTCCCTTTTAACCAAAACTCCCAACTCCCACCCAAAATGCCTGGCTTCGTAGGCGTAGACCACCTGTCGAAAGGTAAGTGATACCTGCCTTGTAGGTATATAGGCATTGAACGTTTGTATCTAGATGGAAGGTTTATTCCTAGATGAttatcaaaagtttcaaaaacttctattttggtattaatttttatttctagtcGATTCGAAAAGTAAATATTACTCACgtaactagttttttttcgccgGTTTCGTATTGGACGTcagaaatgaaataatttctttttaaaaaactgcagTTTACAATTTTCTCTATGAAGTCAATGAGGGGTATTATCAATGGTGGTCACTATTCTGATATTAGACTCACCAGCAGTTTACCCTCATAGGTTACACTTTTTATTGGAAAGTGTAGGTACTTTTGGAGCTGATTTTCATGAAAGAGTACCGATTTCTTACTTTGCATTCATGAGTAAATCatgtagaaatattttttcatttatgtACGTaagttttagaaatgtttAGAAGCTTTGTAATTTGATGGGTTGGGATACTAAATTTACGAACAAGCTCTAAGCTGGTGTTATAAACCTTCTATCGATGGGTGAatgaaacattcaaataattattgcAAGATATGTCTatgtttaaatgtttttctcc of Caenorhabditis elegans chromosome II contains these proteins:
- the ZK622.5 gene encoding Cadherin domain-containing protein (Confirmed by transcript evidence); translated protein: MFNFSHLIIFAVLLFDKVNTLGGKPFHVARRDMTGKNYAVLALCDDSAKGHHINVTLNLRNDAGDTLETIHFRNSKEAIEIEDHAANNITEVVLTADVAPVPYNIQKVSVRIRDNLFKLHVNQECDDEDDFITSTTQQTFWSRRIDCERKDVYCDDRHDEFMGCESVFVYHLSWKRGATGRI